One window from the genome of Alkalihalobacillus sp. LMS6 encodes:
- a CDS encoding copper resistance protein CopC — protein sequence MKKLLTGFILLLAFMFALPTNVAFAHSHQESTSPSENEEVTEPVDEITVTFDAGIANGDIEVTNNTTNEEIEPASVEVESTVITAQFDEPLPNGEYIVYWENIGDDTHHIDGEFTFTVNVPEEEVEEGTSEEDTTNEDATEEESTDDASEQETNVEDEQSETDNADSGSAVLWISIILAILFIGGLIGFVVSRNKKK from the coding sequence ATGAAAAAATTACTAACAGGCTTTATCCTACTTTTAGCCTTTATGTTTGCTTTGCCAACAAATGTGGCATTCGCTCATTCTCATCAAGAGTCTACTTCACCAAGTGAGAATGAAGAGGTCACGGAACCAGTAGATGAAATTACCGTTACATTTGATGCTGGGATCGCTAACGGAGATATTGAAGTGACAAACAATACAACGAATGAAGAAATCGAGCCTGCTTCTGTTGAAGTAGAGTCTACTGTCATTACAGCTCAATTTGATGAGCCGCTTCCAAACGGCGAATACATCGTTTATTGGGAAAATATCGGAGACGACACGCACCACATTGATGGTGAATTTACATTTACCGTGAACGTTCCTGAAGAAGAGGTAGAAGAAGGCACATCAGAAGAAGACACAACCAATGAAGACGCGACTGAAGAAGAGTCTACTGATGATGCTTCTGAACAAGAAACAAATGTTGAAGATGAGCAGTCAGAAACGGACAATGCTGATTCAGGTTCTGCCGTCCTATGGATCTCAATCATTCTAGCCATTTTATTCATTGGTGGTTTAATTGGATTTGTTGTTTCACGTAATAAAAAGAAATAA
- a CDS encoding NADH:flavin oxidoreductase/NADH oxidase, whose protein sequence is MNHLMSSYTIGNLELKNRIVMSPMCQYSAVGKDGMPTDWHLHHYTTRAVGGVGLILVEMTNIEEDGRISDYCLGLWSDAHRDAFKPIVEQAHKHGAKIGIQIAHAGRKAEDTDSPISASPIAYDETFKTPYEASKSDIKRLVTGYQDAARRAVEAGFDVIELHGAHGYLIHQFLSPYTNQRQDRYGEERTLFAVEVIKAMKAVMPTDMPLIMRISAVEYVEEGYELSDAVAFTRTLKEAGVDMFDVSSGGEGKPSSARFQKPYAGYQLPFARKIRQEIGVPVMAVGMLENPEIANAAIRSNDADLVAIGRGLLSHPYWTFSAAKQLNLDIHAPKQYEQATF, encoded by the coding sequence ATGAATCACTTAATGTCTTCATATACAATTGGAAACCTTGAACTAAAAAATCGCATCGTCATGTCGCCCATGTGTCAGTATTCAGCGGTTGGAAAAGATGGAATGCCCACAGACTGGCATTTGCACCACTACACAACAAGAGCTGTAGGTGGTGTTGGATTGATCTTAGTTGAAATGACAAATATAGAAGAAGATGGTCGGATTTCTGATTACTGTTTAGGCTTATGGTCAGATGCACACCGTGATGCTTTCAAACCTATCGTTGAACAAGCACACAAGCACGGTGCGAAGATAGGCATTCAAATTGCCCATGCTGGCAGAAAAGCTGAAGATACGGATTCACCTATTTCAGCATCTCCTATCGCTTACGATGAAACGTTTAAAACACCTTATGAAGCATCAAAAAGCGATATTAAACGTTTAGTGACTGGCTATCAAGATGCAGCACGTCGGGCAGTAGAAGCTGGATTTGATGTCATTGAACTTCACGGTGCTCACGGATATCTAATTCATCAATTTTTATCTCCTTATACCAATCAGCGTCAAGATCGTTACGGAGAAGAGCGGACATTATTTGCAGTAGAAGTCATTAAAGCGATGAAAGCTGTTATGCCTACAGATATGCCGCTTATTATGCGAATATCTGCCGTGGAGTATGTAGAGGAAGGGTATGAATTAAGTGATGCAGTTGCCTTTACCCGTACGTTAAAAGAAGCAGGAGTTGACATGTTTGATGTTAGTTCCGGTGGTGAAGGCAAGCCTAGTTCAGCACGTTTTCAGAAACCTTACGCTGGTTACCAGCTTCCTTTCGCTCGAAAAATACGGCAAGAAATTGGCGTGCCAGTTATGGCAGTTGGTATGCTGGAAAATCCAGAAATCGCGAACGCCGCCATTCGCTCAAATGATGCTGATTTAGTGGCCATCGGTCGCGGACTGCTTTCTCACCCGTACTGGACGTTCTCAGCAGCTAAACAACTCAATTTAGACATCCATGCACCAAAACAATATGAACAAGCAACCTTTTAA
- a CDS encoding GNAT family N-acetyltransferase translates to MDSESFSTPRLLLRELTLDDAPSLLPIWSDIRVTRYMKIDRLTTEEEARQLISLLKSQVKAGQSSRYAIILKDTNTVIGTCGFDRFHSEHESGTISYELSKTCWGKGYASEALFEIIKDGFTRLGLHRIEARIEPENDRSYHALHKLGFMHEGRLRGALKKGDKFVDQLVFSILSEELDSSLR, encoded by the coding sequence TTGGATTCTGAAAGCTTTAGTACCCCTAGACTACTTTTACGTGAACTGACGTTAGATGATGCCCCTTCGCTTTTACCAATCTGGTCTGACATCCGAGTAACCCGATACATGAAAATTGACCGATTAACAACAGAAGAGGAAGCACGACAGCTTATTTCTTTATTAAAAAGTCAAGTTAAAGCTGGCCAATCTTCCCGATACGCTATTATATTAAAAGATACAAATACGGTAATTGGCACATGCGGTTTTGATCGTTTCCATAGCGAGCACGAAAGCGGCACTATTAGTTACGAGTTAAGTAAAACGTGCTGGGGAAAAGGCTACGCTTCTGAGGCGCTATTTGAGATTATTAAAGACGGCTTCACTCGTCTGGGCCTACACCGAATTGAAGCAAGAATTGAGCCAGAAAATGATCGATCCTACCATGCTTTACATAAACTCGGCTTTATGCATGAAGGGCGCTTACGCGGCGCATTAAAAAAAGGGGATAAATTTGTGGATCAACTTGTTTTCTCCATTTTATCTGAAGAACTTGATTCATCCCTTCGCTAA
- the ytvI gene encoding sporulation integral membrane protein YtvI, with protein sequence MSYFMLNRPVLKKLIIFLLIVAAALFVYFNFSAFMPILLALLTAMIFEPFVKYLKRKMKSERRLLPVTIVFLSFLLICGILLYVSIRYLVESIYSWSLQIPQYAFEVQQFADDMIDGFQTTLESIPQGTAIVAELERLSTTMVDAVLGITATVITSVASWLQSIPNLLFVALIYVITLFLFSLDLPRLLTNTFNLFKDDTSQKLQFVFRRMGKVFLGYWKAQFILSVGVFLVCYISLLFIAPGPALIMSILIWVVDIIPLYVGPALILVPWGLIAMIIGSTAQGVQLIVLALVLLIIRRIIEPKVLGDSIGLNALPTVLSMYFGFVFFGVLGLILGPFVYIAIRSAKEAGLFQLTAEKAPVSTPKTTPD encoded by the coding sequence TTGTCTTATTTTATGCTTAATCGCCCCGTTTTAAAGAAACTGATCATCTTCTTACTGATTGTTGCGGCGGCGCTATTTGTATACTTTAATTTTTCTGCTTTTATGCCCATTCTTTTGGCTCTATTAACCGCCATGATTTTTGAGCCATTTGTAAAATACTTAAAGCGTAAAATGAAAAGTGAACGCAGACTTTTACCGGTTACGATCGTTTTCTTATCCTTTTTACTTATTTGCGGGATTCTACTTTATGTATCGATCCGTTATCTTGTAGAATCAATTTACAGCTGGTCTTTGCAAATCCCTCAATATGCCTTTGAAGTACAACAGTTTGCCGACGACATGATCGATGGGTTTCAAACAACTCTTGAGAGCATTCCACAAGGTACAGCCATTGTCGCAGAATTAGAGCGGTTGTCCACTACGATGGTTGACGCTGTACTAGGTATTACCGCGACTGTGATCACGTCCGTTGCATCGTGGCTACAATCGATACCGAATTTGCTCTTTGTTGCGCTTATTTACGTGATCACTCTTTTCTTATTTAGCTTGGACTTACCACGCCTGTTAACAAATACGTTTAATTTATTTAAAGACGACACTTCACAAAAATTACAATTCGTGTTTCGACGTATGGGAAAAGTGTTCTTAGGATACTGGAAAGCTCAGTTTATTTTAAGTGTCGGCGTGTTTCTTGTCTGTTACATAAGTTTATTATTTATCGCTCCTGGACCCGCGCTCATTATGTCCATTCTCATCTGGGTAGTCGATATTATTCCTCTTTATGTCGGCCCAGCATTAATCCTTGTCCCATGGGGATTGATTGCGATGATTATTGGCAGTACTGCACAAGGGGTTCAATTAATCGTTCTTGCGCTCGTTTTATTAATCATTCGCCGGATCATCGAACCGAAAGTACTAGGTGATTCGATTGGCTTAAATGCGTTACCGACTGTTTTGTCGATGTACTTTGGGTTTGTTTTCTTCGGAGTGCTCGGTCTGATTTTAGGTCCATTTGTTTATATCGCCATTCGTTCAGCAAAAGAAGCAGGACTGTTTCAATTAACCGCTGAAAAAGCACCCGTTTCAACGCCAAAAACGACTCCTGATTAA
- a CDS encoding mechanosensitive ion channel family protein has translation MNAIWDSIVTFFVEFPWLSLLIALGIFTLFLLFRKIFITYLFKIILGLSRKTHATLLTQLLLSYEKPLRFLFVIIGARVALTYFGVEFSDNVALMRLFNASLIILGGWGLYNYVSTHGTFMAFTKKKLQLSDDHMLLPFISNILRFVVIALTFVTVLSSFGVDVNGFIAGLGLGGLAFALAAQETVANFFGGIVIITEKPFKKGDWISSASVEGTVEDITFRSTKIRTFDDAIVVVPNKTLSNEAITNWSEMNMRRVNYSIGVGQETTRSELEHAVQEIRKLVISHPGVVTDTVMIYFDEFGETSYNIFIYYFTKTVAWSEWHDVKEEINYDILDILSKEGVSVLKPIVVFDSHEHEQHQLEKAES, from the coding sequence ATGAATGCAATTTGGGATTCAATTGTAACATTTTTTGTAGAATTTCCATGGCTATCCCTTCTAATAGCGCTAGGAATTTTTACCTTATTTCTTCTATTTCGGAAGATCTTTATTACGTATTTGTTTAAAATTATTTTAGGCTTATCACGAAAAACACATGCTACATTGTTGACGCAGCTTTTGCTTTCTTATGAGAAGCCGCTCCGTTTTCTCTTTGTGATTATTGGGGCGCGTGTCGCGCTAACGTATTTTGGCGTTGAGTTTTCGGATAATGTTGCGTTGATGCGACTGTTTAACGCCAGCTTGATCATTCTAGGTGGTTGGGGATTGTATAATTACGTGTCCACCCACGGAACATTCATGGCTTTCACAAAAAAGAAACTACAGTTAAGCGATGACCATATGTTGCTTCCCTTTATTTCAAACATTTTGCGGTTCGTCGTGATTGCTTTGACATTTGTAACCGTCTTGTCAAGCTTTGGTGTTGATGTCAATGGCTTTATCGCAGGGTTAGGTCTTGGGGGCTTAGCTTTTGCTTTGGCTGCTCAAGAAACAGTGGCGAACTTTTTTGGTGGAATTGTCATTATTACGGAAAAGCCATTTAAAAAAGGAGACTGGATTTCGTCTGCTTCTGTTGAAGGGACTGTAGAGGACATTACATTCCGCAGTACAAAAATTCGAACTTTTGATGACGCCATTGTGGTTGTTCCGAATAAAACGTTGTCTAATGAAGCGATTACGAACTGGTCGGAAATGAACATGCGTAGAGTAAATTATTCAATCGGTGTCGGCCAAGAAACAACCCGATCTGAACTAGAGCATGCTGTACAAGAAATTAGGAAGCTTGTGATCAGTCATCCTGGTGTGGTGACGGATACGGTTATGATCTATTTTGATGAATTTGGTGAGACGAGCTACAACATTTTCATTTATTATTTTACAAAAACCGTTGCTTGGTCTGAATGGCACGACGTAAAAGAAGAAATTAACTACGATATTCTTGATATCTTATCAAAAGAAGGCGTATCTGTTCTAAAACCTATTGTGGTGTTTGATTCCCATGAACACGAACAACACCAGCTAGAAAAAGCAGAGAGTTAA
- a CDS encoding SDR family oxidoreductase gives MNVFVIGANGQIGRHLVQKLEKHTNHTPTAMVRKTEQYENYQDLGIHAVIGDLEGQPEDLTSLIEGMDVVVFAAGSGGHTGADKTMMIDFDGAIKSMEAAKQANVDRFIIVSAIGVHNRDNWMSKAPYYSAAKHYADEWLKNSGLAYTIIRPGGLTNEDGNGKVKVATELERGDIPREDVANVIVACLEDDSTVNQAFDLTSGNHLIEDALKQL, from the coding sequence ATGAACGTTTTTGTCATTGGTGCAAATGGACAAATTGGTCGTCATTTAGTGCAGAAATTAGAAAAACATACGAACCATACGCCGACAGCAATGGTTCGCAAAACGGAACAATATGAAAATTATCAAGATCTAGGAATTCATGCTGTAATCGGTGATTTGGAAGGACAACCAGAAGATCTTACTTCATTGATCGAAGGCATGGATGTCGTTGTTTTTGCAGCAGGGTCTGGTGGCCATACTGGAGCTGATAAAACAATGATGATCGATTTTGACGGTGCGATTAAGTCAATGGAAGCTGCTAAACAAGCAAATGTTGATCGCTTTATTATTGTGAGTGCCATCGGCGTTCATAATCGCGACAACTGGATGTCTAAAGCCCCTTACTACAGTGCTGCGAAACATTATGCCGATGAATGGCTGAAAAATAGCGGATTAGCCTATACAATTATTCGTCCAGGCGGATTGACGAATGAAGATGGAAACGGAAAAGTGAAAGTGGCGACAGAACTTGAGCGAGGCGATATTCCAAGAGAAGATGTCGCGAATGTGATTGTCGCTTGTTTAGAAGATGATAGTACAGTTAATCAAGCTTTTGATTTAACGAGCGGAAATCATTTAATTGAGGATGCATTAAAGCAACTATAA